In Streptomyces sp. NBC_01717, one DNA window encodes the following:
- a CDS encoding bifunctional 4-hydroxy-2-oxoglutarate aldolase/2-dehydro-3-deoxy-phosphogluconate aldolase has protein sequence MDLLTALRAHRLLAIVRGSDPDAALKTVLTLVEEGVTLVEVSLSGRDALDVIARARAVLGPDATLGAGTVLTADDARAAHRAGAAFLVTPAVSDGIATGRELGLPVLAGVMTPTDILQALRLGADALKLFPAGSAGGPGYLRDLRGPFPDLPFVPVGGVDAPAAADYLRSGATAVGVGSPLIADAADGGSLAGLRERAREFLDVVSPESRP, from the coding sequence ATGGACCTGCTCACCGCACTGCGCGCGCACCGGCTGCTCGCCATCGTCCGCGGCAGCGACCCGGACGCCGCACTCAAGACCGTCCTCACTCTCGTGGAGGAGGGCGTCACGCTCGTCGAGGTGTCCCTCAGCGGGCGCGACGCCCTCGACGTCATCGCCCGGGCCCGCGCCGTACTCGGCCCGGACGCCACCCTCGGCGCGGGCACCGTCCTCACCGCCGACGACGCACGGGCCGCCCACCGGGCCGGAGCCGCGTTCCTCGTCACCCCGGCGGTCAGCGACGGCATCGCCACCGGCAGGGAACTCGGACTCCCCGTCCTCGCAGGTGTGATGACACCGACCGACATCCTCCAGGCCCTGCGCCTCGGTGCCGACGCTCTCAAGCTCTTCCCTGCCGGAAGCGCCGGAGGCCCCGGATATCTGCGGGACCTGCGCGGCCCCTTCCCCGACCTCCCCTTCGTGCCCGTCGGAGGAGTGGACGCCCCGGCCGCCGCCGACTATCTGCGCAGCGGAGCCACGGCCGTCGGCGTCGGCTCGCCCCTGATCGCGGACGCGGCCGACGGAGGCAGCCTCGCCGGCCTTCGCGAGCGCGCACGGGAGTTCCTGGACGTCGTCAGCCCGGAGTCCCGCCCGTGA
- a CDS encoding sugar kinase: MSTPRPLRPGPVVCVGETMAALAPEPLGPLDAADLLRVDIAGAESNVALYLADHGIPVRWVSALGDDPFGRRVRERVAAGGVDISGVRTDPDRPTGLLLKDPGRNGTRVHYHRRGSAASALTPELLDDPTVADAALLHLSGITPALSSGCHALVERALRPDRSYSVSFDVNHRPALWTGRSAADVLRPLADRADIVLVGLDEAQDLWGDALTDPRAVRDLLPGPRILVVKDGARAATAFVGPDAHSVSALTVRVVEPVGAGDAFAAGFLSGLLRQLSVERSLRLGHLTAASALRVAADHGPLPDPAVMATLLDADEATWRAATIDSPLR, encoded by the coding sequence ATGAGCACCCCCCGGCCGCTGCGTCCCGGCCCCGTGGTCTGCGTCGGCGAGACCATGGCCGCCCTCGCCCCCGAACCTCTCGGCCCGCTCGATGCCGCGGACCTTCTCCGGGTCGACATCGCGGGCGCCGAGTCGAACGTGGCTCTGTACCTCGCAGACCACGGCATCCCCGTCCGATGGGTGTCCGCGCTCGGCGACGATCCCTTCGGCAGGCGTGTCCGCGAGCGGGTCGCCGCGGGCGGCGTCGACATCAGCGGCGTCCGCACCGATCCGGACCGGCCCACCGGACTGCTGCTGAAGGACCCCGGCAGGAACGGCACGCGCGTCCACTACCACCGCCGCGGATCCGCGGCCTCGGCCCTCACCCCCGAACTCCTCGACGACCCCACGGTGGCGGACGCCGCGCTCCTCCACCTCAGCGGAATCACCCCGGCCCTGTCCTCCGGCTGTCACGCCCTCGTCGAGCGGGCACTGCGCCCCGATCGCTCCTACAGCGTCAGTTTCGACGTCAACCACCGCCCGGCCCTCTGGACCGGCCGGTCCGCCGCCGACGTCCTGCGACCCCTCGCGGACCGGGCCGACATCGTGCTCGTAGGCCTCGACGAGGCCCAGGACCTCTGGGGAGACGCGCTCACCGACCCCCGCGCGGTCCGTGACCTCCTCCCCGGCCCCCGCATCCTCGTCGTCAAGGACGGGGCCCGCGCGGCCACGGCCTTCGTCGGCCCGGACGCCCACAGCGTGTCCGCCCTGACCGTCCGCGTGGTCGAGCCGGTCGGCGCCGGAGACGCCTTCGCCGCCGGATTCCTGAGCGGCCTGCTGCGACAGCTGTCCGTGGAGCGCTCCCTGCGCCTGGGCCATCTGACCGCGGCCTCCGCCCTTCGGGTGGCCGCCGATCACGGCCCCCTGCCGGACCCCGCCGTCATGGCCACGCTGCTCGACGCCGACGAGGCGACGTGGCGCGCCGCCACCATCGACTCCCCGCTTCGCTGA
- a CDS encoding FadR/GntR family transcriptional regulator: protein MTPYARRGVHGQTVETLARRVLSGEIPEGATLDMAALQSELDVSLTALRESLKVLAAKGMVDARQKRGTFVRPRANWNLLDADVLRWQFSESNGTGADLALLRNLGEVRGIIEPAAVRLAATRRDDADLEALEAALAAMGEEGSASHAVESDLAFHRALLAATHNELLERMEMVIESGLAQRDQIVHSAPHSEDPVPSHRAVLDAVRDRDPDAAEHAMRALLDQAMRDLDKVSGPHGAESADGSAEAKDGQAK, encoded by the coding sequence ATGACGCCATACGCGCGCCGCGGAGTGCACGGTCAGACCGTGGAGACCCTCGCCCGCCGGGTGCTCAGCGGCGAGATCCCCGAGGGAGCGACGCTCGACATGGCGGCCCTGCAGAGCGAACTGGACGTCAGCCTGACGGCCCTGCGCGAATCGCTGAAGGTCCTCGCGGCCAAGGGCATGGTCGACGCCCGTCAGAAGCGCGGCACCTTCGTGCGGCCGCGCGCCAACTGGAATCTGCTCGACGCCGATGTCCTGCGGTGGCAGTTCTCCGAGAGCAACGGCACCGGCGCCGACCTCGCGCTGCTGCGCAACCTCGGAGAGGTTCGCGGCATCATCGAACCGGCCGCCGTCCGGCTGGCCGCGACCCGCCGTGACGACGCCGACCTCGAAGCGCTGGAGGCGGCGCTGGCCGCCATGGGCGAGGAGGGCAGCGCGAGCCACGCCGTCGAGTCCGACCTCGCCTTCCACCGGGCGCTGCTGGCGGCCACCCACAACGAACTGCTGGAACGCATGGAGATGGTCATCGAGTCGGGCCTGGCCCAGCGTGACCAGATCGTGCACAGCGCCCCGCACAGCGAGGACCCCGTGCCCAGCCACCGGGCCGTCCTCGACGCCGTACGGGACCGGGATCCGGACGCCGCCGAGCACGCCATGCGCGCCCTGCTCGACCAGGCGATGCGGGACCTGGACAAGGTCAGCGGCCCGCACGGGGCCGAGAGCGCGGACGGCTCCGCCGAAGCGAAGGACGGTCAGGCAAAGTGA
- a CDS encoding SDR family NAD(P)-dependent oxidoreductase yields the protein MNPAARFTNRVAVVTGAASGIGAATAARLAAEGAAVVLADIDAERGEDTTARLRKDGAKAVFVATDVAQEEDWQRVMDAAHTFGPVNVLVSNAFTVQVLPAHEMTLASWERQLSVNLTGAFLGFKAALPDLRDHRGAVVLTSSVHAHRGIPGHPAYAASKGALLSLCGQLAVEYGPQVRVNAVLPGPILTAAWDRVPQRERESSVEETAARRFGTPEEVAAAVAFLAADEASYITGSSLLVDGGWSVVKASA from the coding sequence ATGAACCCAGCGGCCCGCTTCACCAACCGTGTTGCCGTAGTCACCGGCGCCGCCTCGGGCATCGGGGCGGCCACCGCGGCGCGCCTCGCCGCCGAGGGCGCGGCCGTCGTCCTCGCCGACATCGACGCCGAACGCGGCGAGGACACGACGGCGCGGCTCCGCAAGGACGGCGCGAAGGCCGTCTTCGTCGCCACAGATGTCGCGCAGGAGGAGGACTGGCAGCGGGTGATGGACGCCGCCCACACCTTCGGGCCCGTCAACGTCCTGGTCAGCAACGCCTTTACGGTGCAGGTACTGCCCGCCCACGAGATGACGCTCGCCTCCTGGGAACGGCAGCTGTCCGTCAACCTCACCGGGGCCTTCCTCGGCTTCAAGGCGGCGCTGCCCGATCTGCGCGACCATCGGGGGGCCGTGGTACTCACCTCCTCCGTGCACGCCCACCGCGGCATCCCCGGCCACCCGGCGTACGCGGCGAGCAAAGGCGCACTGCTCTCGCTGTGCGGACAGCTCGCGGTCGAGTACGGCCCGCAGGTACGGGTCAACGCCGTGCTGCCGGGGCCCATCCTCACCGCCGCGTGGGACAGGGTGCCGCAGCGCGAGCGTGAGTCGAGCGTCGAGGAGACCGCGGCCCGCCGCTTCGGCACGCCCGAGGAGGTCGCCGCAGCCGTGGCTTTCCTCGCCGCCGACGAAGCCTCGTACATCACCGGATCGAGCCTGCTCGTGGACGGCGGCTGGAGTGTCGTCAAAGCGTCTGCCTGA
- a CDS encoding SMP-30/gluconolactonase/LRE family protein, which produces MTTPTVHGIDRLELGEGIRWTDGRVVLTDILSGRLLSAPDDPAASLGLIARLPVPLGAVAPVEGRPGHWIAAAGTGICRIDDAGRVDWIARPEDDAPVPMRMNDGVADPHGRFWAGSMAYEATEDAGSLYRVDRDGHVTRVLRDITVPNGPAFTADGTVMYLADSARGIIRRYPVDPDTGDLGEPGLFVTLGSGSPDGMTADVEGGLWTAVWGTGQVHRYHPDGTLDRIVELAAVQPAGLCLGGPDGRTLLVTSARIGLPDPGPLDGAVFVSRVDIPGAPAAPYRPVGTTDATNFADTR; this is translated from the coding sequence GTGACCACGCCCACGGTCCACGGGATCGACCGCCTCGAACTCGGTGAGGGCATCCGGTGGACGGACGGCCGTGTGGTCCTGACCGACATCCTCTCCGGCCGGTTGCTGTCCGCCCCCGACGACCCCGCCGCATCGCTCGGACTGATCGCCCGACTGCCCGTTCCGCTGGGCGCGGTGGCCCCGGTCGAGGGACGCCCGGGCCACTGGATCGCGGCGGCGGGCACCGGCATCTGCCGTATCGACGACGCCGGACGCGTCGACTGGATCGCACGCCCCGAGGACGACGCCCCGGTGCCGATGCGGATGAACGACGGCGTAGCCGACCCGCACGGCCGCTTCTGGGCCGGCAGCATGGCCTACGAGGCGACCGAGGACGCGGGCTCGCTCTACCGCGTGGACCGCGACGGCCACGTCACGCGCGTACTGCGGGACATCACGGTCCCGAACGGCCCGGCGTTCACCGCCGACGGCACCGTCATGTATCTCGCCGACAGCGCCCGCGGCATCATCCGGCGCTACCCCGTCGACCCCGACACCGGCGACCTGGGCGAGCCCGGCCTCTTCGTCACTCTCGGTTCCGGCAGCCCCGACGGCATGACGGCCGACGTCGAGGGCGGGCTGTGGACCGCCGTCTGGGGCACCGGGCAGGTCCATCGCTACCACCCCGACGGCACCCTCGACCGGATCGTGGAACTTGCCGCCGTCCAGCCCGCCGGACTCTGCCTCGGTGGCCCCGACGGCCGCACCCTCCTTGTCACCAGTGCCCGCATCGGCCTGCCCGATCCGGGTCCGCTCGACGGCGCCGTCTTCGTTTCGCGCGTGGACATACCCGGGGCGCCTGCCGCGCCGTACCGCCCGGTGGGCACCACGGACGCCACGAATTTCGCCGACACACGCTAG
- a CDS encoding FAD binding domain-containing protein, protein MRSFTYERATDAQAAVAAVSRTGAKFISGGTNLLDLMKLDIEKPSHLVDISRLPLRDIEELPDGGLRIGAQAANSDVAADARVRTRYPVLSEALVAGASGQLRNKASTGGNLLQRTRCPYFYDTAAGCNKRDPGSGCSAIGGFNRIHALLGVSDSCIATHPSDMAVAMTALEAEIELLDADGSVRRVAIADFYRLPGDTPHIETELRPGEMITSVLLPPPPSGRQIYRKVRDRASYEFALVSVAAVVSTDQGTISEARVAFGGVAHKPWRSIEAEAALAGRPATMVTYRAAAEAAMRDAVGQGHNDFKIELARRTLCRTLAQAAQAS, encoded by the coding sequence ATGAGGTCCTTCACGTACGAGCGAGCGACGGACGCACAGGCAGCCGTCGCTGCGGTGTCCAGAACCGGCGCGAAGTTCATCAGCGGCGGCACCAATCTGCTCGACCTGATGAAGCTCGACATCGAGAAGCCCAGCCATCTGGTCGACATCAGCCGGCTTCCGTTGCGGGACATCGAGGAGCTTCCGGACGGCGGACTGCGCATCGGGGCCCAGGCGGCGAATTCCGATGTGGCCGCCGATGCCCGAGTGCGTACCCGCTACCCGGTGCTGTCGGAGGCACTGGTGGCCGGCGCCTCGGGCCAGCTGCGCAACAAGGCGTCCACCGGGGGAAATCTGTTGCAGCGCACTCGCTGCCCCTACTTCTACGACACGGCTGCGGGCTGCAACAAGCGGGATCCCGGTTCCGGATGCTCGGCGATCGGCGGGTTCAACCGGATTCACGCCCTCCTAGGCGTCAGCGACTCCTGCATCGCCACCCACCCCTCGGACATGGCCGTCGCGATGACCGCACTGGAGGCGGAGATCGAGCTGCTCGACGCCGACGGGTCGGTACGCCGCGTCGCCATCGCAGACTTCTACCGGCTGCCGGGCGATACGCCGCACATCGAGACCGAGCTGCGTCCCGGCGAGATGATCACGAGCGTGCTCCTGCCCCCGCCCCCGTCGGGCCGGCAGATCTACCGCAAGGTGCGGGACCGGGCGTCGTACGAGTTCGCGCTGGTCTCCGTGGCGGCTGTCGTCTCGACCGATCAGGGAACCATCAGTGAGGCGCGGGTGGCCTTCGGCGGTGTGGCGCACAAGCCCTGGCGGTCCATCGAGGCCGAGGCCGCGTTGGCCGGCCGTCCCGCCACGATGGTCACCTATCGCGCGGCCGCCGAGGCCGCGATGCGCGACGCCGTGGGGCAGGGGCACAACGACTTCAAGATCGAGCTGGCCAGGCGCACGCTGTGCCGCACGCTGGCGCAAGCGGCTCAGGCGAGCTGA
- a CDS encoding xanthine dehydrogenase family protein molybdopterin-binding subunit, translating to MIGQALNRVDGPLKVAGRATYAYEQWGAGQPLYGFIVGATIGKGRITRIDTESAERAPGVKMVMTHHNAPAQGVRDESIPFEYWRAQPVLTGPDVHYYGEPVALVVATTLEQARAAADLVEVEYTGGRGRFNFAEQEDEVYIPKVVNAGLPTDTAVGDFDAGFAGAAVKIDQQYTTPYELSMPMEPHACLVEPRDEDLTVYVSCQIVDAARASVAATLRIDPERVHVVTPFVGGGFGSKLGIHSETILAALAARELRQPVKVAMTRQQIFQLVGNRPTSRQRVRLGAEQDGQLTAIAHDVTMHTNPDVEYAEQTAATTRSLYAAPHRLTSHRLAPLDLPPGTDVRAPGEAPGMLAVESAMDELAHALGMDPVELRILNEPTVDPERNVPYSDRHLIDCLREGARRFGWEHRPATPASVRDGRWLVGYGMSAAIRGHFQGPTAVRVRLEADGTAVVQTDMTDLGTGTYTVLTQVAAEGLGLPPDRVRIELGRSDFPTSWGSGGSWGAASSCNAVHGACMTLREQLLAAARGDTRSPLHGLDPADAVFADGNVAVGGASEALSEIVARNHPEGVEAEGGTRFMGDDPHYTDYSINTYGAHFAEVGVDADTAEIRLRRMLGVFSVGRVLNAKTARSQLIGGMIWGAGAALEEEAVVDLRSGAFVNRDFAQYLVPVHADVPDVDAVVLDGYDDKANVLGAKGVGELGICGAGASLANAVFNATGVRVRDFPITIEKVLPGLPLLDT from the coding sequence ATGATCGGGCAAGCTCTGAACCGCGTCGACGGCCCGTTGAAGGTCGCAGGCCGGGCCACCTACGCCTACGAGCAGTGGGGGGCCGGCCAACCTCTCTACGGGTTCATCGTCGGCGCGACGATCGGCAAAGGCCGCATCACCCGGATCGACACCGAGAGCGCCGAACGCGCACCCGGCGTAAAGATGGTGATGACCCATCACAATGCCCCCGCGCAGGGTGTCCGTGATGAGTCCATCCCGTTCGAATACTGGCGCGCCCAGCCGGTGCTGACGGGCCCGGACGTCCACTACTACGGGGAGCCGGTGGCACTTGTCGTCGCCACGACCCTCGAGCAGGCCCGAGCGGCCGCCGATCTGGTCGAAGTCGAGTACACCGGCGGGCGGGGACGTTTCAACTTCGCCGAGCAGGAAGACGAGGTGTACATCCCGAAGGTGGTCAACGCCGGTCTCCCCACCGACACTGCGGTCGGCGATTTCGATGCCGGGTTCGCCGGCGCGGCGGTCAAGATCGACCAGCAGTACACGACGCCGTACGAGCTCTCGATGCCGATGGAACCGCACGCGTGTCTCGTGGAACCGCGCGACGAGGACCTGACTGTCTACGTCAGCTGCCAGATCGTCGACGCGGCGCGGGCCTCGGTCGCCGCCACGCTTCGGATCGACCCGGAGCGGGTCCACGTCGTCACCCCCTTCGTCGGCGGGGGATTCGGCTCCAAGCTGGGCATCCATTCCGAGACGATCCTGGCCGCGCTCGCCGCACGAGAGTTGCGCCAACCGGTCAAGGTCGCGATGACCAGGCAGCAGATCTTCCAGCTCGTCGGCAACCGCCCCACATCCAGACAGCGGGTTCGACTGGGCGCGGAGCAGGACGGACAGCTGACCGCGATCGCCCATGACGTCACCATGCACACCAACCCCGACGTGGAGTACGCCGAGCAGACCGCCGCCACGACCCGCAGCCTCTACGCCGCGCCCCACCGGTTGACAAGCCACCGGCTGGCGCCGCTCGATCTGCCGCCCGGGACGGACGTACGCGCGCCGGGTGAAGCACCGGGCATGCTGGCGGTCGAGTCGGCCATGGACGAACTGGCCCACGCACTCGGGATGGACCCGGTCGAGCTGCGGATCCTCAACGAGCCCACCGTCGATCCCGAGCGAAACGTGCCGTACAGCGACCGGCACCTGATCGACTGCCTGCGCGAAGGCGCGCGCCGGTTCGGCTGGGAGCACCGCCCCGCCACCCCGGCGAGCGTGCGCGACGGGCGCTGGCTGGTCGGCTACGGCATGTCGGCCGCCATCCGCGGGCACTTCCAAGGGCCGACAGCGGTGCGCGTGCGGTTGGAGGCTGACGGCACCGCCGTTGTCCAGACGGACATGACCGACCTCGGCACGGGTACGTACACCGTCCTGACCCAGGTCGCGGCCGAGGGGCTCGGACTGCCGCCCGATCGGGTGCGGATCGAGCTCGGGCGCTCCGACTTTCCCACCAGCTGGGGGTCCGGCGGCTCGTGGGGCGCCGCCAGTTCGTGCAATGCGGTGCATGGGGCCTGTATGACCCTGCGCGAGCAGCTCCTGGCCGCGGCGCGCGGCGACACCCGCTCCCCGCTGCACGGCCTGGACCCGGCGGACGCCGTGTTCGCCGATGGCAACGTGGCTGTCGGCGGCGCGTCCGAGGCGCTGAGCGAGATCGTCGCCCGCAACCATCCGGAAGGTGTCGAGGCGGAGGGCGGTACCCGCTTCATGGGCGACGATCCGCACTACACGGACTACTCGATCAACACCTACGGGGCCCATTTCGCTGAAGTGGGGGTCGACGCGGACACCGCCGAGATCCGTCTGCGGCGGATGCTCGGCGTGTTCTCGGTGGGTCGCGTGCTCAACGCGAAGACGGCTCGTTCGCAGCTGATCGGCGGCATGATCTGGGGAGCCGGCGCGGCCCTCGAAGAGGAGGCCGTGGTCGACCTGCGATCCGGCGCCTTCGTCAACCGGGACTTCGCGCAATACCTGGTGCCGGTCCACGCCGACGTCCCCGACGTCGACGCGGTCGTCCTTGACGGGTACGACGACAAGGCCAACGTGCTGGGCGCGAAGGGCGTCGGCGAGCTGGGCATCTGCGGGGCCGGTGCGTCGCTCGCGAACGCGGTGTTCAACGCCACCGGCGTGCGCGTGCGCGACTTCCCCATCACCATCGAGAAGGTGCTGCCCGGTCTACCCCTGTTGGATACCTGA
- a CDS encoding 2Fe-2S iron-sulfur cluster-binding protein, translating into MSDSDTGAAGRSQGEMAQLSAIELNVNDQVRRLEVDPRTSLLDALREHLRLSGTKKGCDHGQCGACTVLINGRRVNSCLTLAVMHEDDEIVTIEGLGDPDGLHPMQRAFVERDGFQCGYCTPGQICSAVGMLAEVEAGWPSHATADVTSPRIALTDEEIRERMSGNICRCAAYPNIVAAIRGIAEGGPE; encoded by the coding sequence GTGAGTGATTCGGATACGGGCGCCGCGGGGCGGAGCCAGGGCGAGATGGCCCAACTCTCGGCGATCGAGTTGAACGTCAACGATCAGGTGCGACGGCTAGAGGTGGATCCACGGACCTCGCTGCTCGACGCGCTGCGCGAGCACCTGCGCCTGAGCGGGACCAAGAAGGGGTGTGATCACGGGCAGTGCGGCGCCTGCACCGTGCTGATCAACGGCCGACGCGTCAACTCCTGCTTGACGCTGGCCGTGATGCATGAGGACGACGAGATCGTGACGATCGAAGGCCTGGGCGATCCCGATGGCCTGCACCCCATGCAACGCGCCTTCGTCGAGCGTGACGGCTTCCAATGTGGCTACTGCACTCCCGGCCAGATCTGTTCGGCTGTCGGCATGCTCGCCGAGGTGGAGGCGGGTTGGCCCAGCCACGCCACCGCTGACGTGACCTCGCCGCGTATCGCGTTGACCGATGAGGAGATCCGCGAGCGGATGAGCGGCAACATCTGTCGGTGCGCCGCCTATCCGAACATCGTCGCGGCCATCCGTGGCATCGCTGAGGGAGGCCCGGAATGA
- the dgoD gene encoding galactonate dehydratase, whose protein sequence is MKIVRVETFLIPPRWLFCRIETDEGVVGWGEPVVEGRAEVVRAAVEVLAEHLVGQDPLRIQDHWQVLSKGGFYRGGPVLSSAVAGLDQALWDIAGRTLGVPVHTLLGGPVRDTVRVYAWVGGDEPARLKEEITAQVEAGFTAVKMNAAGRTPPLTSPAETAAVVERVAAAREALGPHRDVAVDFHGRFSAANARRVLHEIAPLHPLFVEEPVLPDQAHLLAGLVAASSVPLATGERLYGRAEFLPALTAGIAVAQPDLSHAGGISEVTRIASLAETFGAHLAPHCPLGPIALAASLQVAFATPNFLIQEQSRGIHYNKDADLLSYVVDTEPFRFVDGQAHRTELPGLGITVDEDAVRAADRAGHAWRNPVWRHADGSFAEW, encoded by the coding sequence GTGAAGATAGTGCGTGTCGAGACCTTCCTCATCCCGCCCCGCTGGCTGTTCTGCCGGATCGAGACCGACGAGGGTGTGGTCGGCTGGGGCGAACCGGTGGTCGAGGGCCGGGCCGAGGTGGTGCGAGCCGCCGTCGAGGTCCTGGCCGAACACCTCGTCGGCCAGGATCCGCTGCGCATCCAGGACCACTGGCAGGTGCTGAGCAAGGGTGGTTTCTACCGGGGCGGGCCCGTGCTCTCCAGTGCCGTGGCCGGCCTCGACCAGGCCCTGTGGGACATCGCCGGCCGCACCCTTGGCGTGCCGGTGCACACCCTGCTCGGCGGGCCGGTCCGCGACACGGTCCGGGTGTACGCCTGGGTGGGCGGCGACGAACCCGCCCGGCTCAAGGAGGAGATCACCGCCCAGGTCGAGGCAGGCTTCACCGCCGTCAAGATGAACGCCGCCGGGCGTACCCCGCCACTCACCAGCCCCGCCGAGACGGCCGCCGTCGTCGAGCGGGTGGCGGCGGCCCGCGAGGCACTCGGCCCGCACCGGGACGTCGCCGTCGACTTCCACGGCCGGTTCAGTGCCGCCAACGCACGCCGTGTCCTGCACGAGATCGCGCCGCTGCACCCGCTGTTCGTCGAGGAACCCGTGCTGCCCGACCAGGCGCACCTGCTCGCGGGCCTGGTCGCCGCGTCGTCCGTCCCGCTCGCCACCGGTGAAAGGCTCTACGGACGCGCCGAATTCCTCCCGGCACTGACCGCGGGCATCGCCGTCGCCCAGCCGGACCTGTCGCACGCCGGCGGGATATCCGAGGTCACCCGGATCGCCTCGCTCGCCGAGACCTTCGGGGCCCACCTGGCACCGCACTGCCCGCTCGGGCCCATCGCGCTGGCCGCCAGCCTCCAGGTCGCCTTCGCCACGCCCAACTTCCTGATCCAGGAGCAGAGCCGCGGCATCCACTACAACAAGGACGCGGACCTGTTGTCGTACGTGGTCGACACGGAGCCCTTCCGCTTCGTCGACGGTCAGGCGCACCGTACCGAACTGCCCGGCCTCGGCATCACCGTCGACGAGGACGCCGTCCGCGCGGCCGACCGCGCGGGCCACGCCTGGCGCAACCCCGTGTGGCGACACGCCGACGGCTCCTTCGCCGAATGGTGA